In the genome of Penaeus vannamei isolate JL-2024 chromosome 26, ASM4276789v1, whole genome shotgun sequence, one region contains:
- the LOC113808359 gene encoding craniofacial development protein 2-like: MRKVGGTELVIIAADLNAHVGDRKDGFESVHGRHGYRKRNNARERIFEIAEAKEPVISTWYEKREEHLITYKSGPNRTQIDYMIMRKADMKVVTDCKSIPGEATITQHRILVKGLEIKRK; this comes from the coding sequence ATGAGAAAAGTTGGTGGAACAGAATTAGTTATAATTGCTGCTGACCTGAATGCCCATGTTGGTGATAGAAAAGATGGATTTGAAAGTGTGCATGGAAGACAtggatatagaaaaagaaataatgcaaGAGAAAGAATCTTTGAAATTGCAGAGGCAAAGGAACCCGTGATCAGTACGTggtatgagaaaagagaagagcacCTAATAACATACAAAAGTGGACCAAATAGAACTCAGATTGATTACATGATTATGAGGAAGGCAGATATGAAGGTTGTTACTGACTGTAAGAGTATTCCAGGCGAAGCAACAATAACCCAACACCGAATCCTAGTTAAAGGTTtggaaattaagagaaaatga